The following proteins are co-located in the Penaeus monodon isolate SGIC_2016 chromosome 10, NSTDA_Pmon_1, whole genome shotgun sequence genome:
- the LOC119577842 gene encoding uncharacterized protein LOC119577842, translating to MIRVLLLAVSLVAMASCDWAARGSSLHVPFDVHLRLPKMNIFEQSPLKLEAKRSEAVSEEERDEVLWTSECSPRVAGVRRGQDARLQCEVVAPTGSVLTWYKDGVPLHREGAQVEVGSTPQELLEEATNMLGLKEELSSTASASASVLQLSSVVYLDCVSDQHQATYKLEVRAPRSQKSYSRLFTVVIVGDDNKILEEGPTCRLGGLVNALPRIYQHSPAAMGHVGDSVTLPCRSQGHNVTREWFLNDERISGNASYQISGTGDLMVLRLSAQGRTRYTCRVTSTRFSSLSDTVLSEMVIM from the exons ATGATCCGAGTCCTCCTGTTGGCGGTGAGCCTGGTGGCAATGGCGTCTTGTGACTGGGCAGCTCGAGGATCCAGCCTCCACGTCCCATTCGATGTGCATCTTCGACTGCCAAAG atgaaCATCTTTGAACAGTCGCCTTTGAAATTAGAAGCAA AGAGGAGTGAGGCGGTGAGCGAGGAAGAGCGGGACGAAGTGCTGTGGACGAGTGAGTGCTCACCGCGGGTGGCGGGTGTTCGGCGTGGTCAGGACGCTCGCCTTCAGTGTGAGGTGGTCGCCCCCACAGGCTCTGTCCTCACGTGGTACAAGGACGGCGTGCCACTGCACCGAGAG GGTGCCCAAGTCGAGGTAGGTTCCACGCCCCAAGAGCTTCTGGAGGAGGCGACCAACATGCTGGGTCTGAAGGAGGAGCTGTCCTCAACGGCGTCCGCTTCTGCCTCCGTCCTGCAACTCTCTTCCGTCGTCTATTTGGACTGCGTCTCCGACCAACACCAG GCGACATACAAGTTGGAGGTGAGGGCACCACGGAGTCAGAAGTCTTACTCTCGTCTTTTTACTGTAGTTATCGTAG GCGACGACAACAAGATTCTGGAGGAAGGCCCCACGTGCCGCCTGGGCGGCCTCGTCAACGCTCTGCCTCGCATCTACCAACACTCCCCCGCGGCCATGGGCCATGTAGGGGACTCCGTGACGTTGCCTTGCCGCTCGCAGGGCCACAACGTCACTCGGGAATGGTTCCTCAACGATGAGAGGATTTCTGGCAACGCCAGTTATCAG ATCTCAGGCACCGGCGACCTGATGGTGCTGCGGCTGAGTGCACAGGGTCGCACACGGTACACGTGCAGGGTGACCAGCACACGGTTCTCTTCCCTCAGTGACACTGTATTATCTGAA ATGGTGATTATGTAA